GGCTGACATGTCAGCGGTGTATCAGATGAGCCTGCTTGCTTTTGCCGGGATGCTGGCAGGGATGCTTCGAGAGGGCAAACGTGCGGCAGTGGCACTGGGCATGCTGCTGGGTTCGTCCATTCTATCCATATACTTGGGTGGTCCAGGTGATGTGATGAATTCATTATGGGAGACATGTGCGGCTATCGTTCTGTTTATGTTGACACCTAAGAGCCTGATGACAGCGATATCCAAATATGTACCAGGTACGCAGGACCATACAAAATCCCAGCATGAGTATGCCAAACGGATAAGGGATATCACGGCAGAACGGGTAACTCGCTTCTCGCAGGTATTCCGTCAATTGTCACGCAGCTTTGATCAGATGTCCGGTGCGGGCGAGCCAGTACAGAAAGAAGGTGGAATGGATCATTTCATGAATGCGGTTGCCGAAGGCACATGTGCAAGCTGCTTCAAGCGTACACAATGTTGGGATGCCAAGTTTATTCAGACCTACAAATACATGACCGATGTGATGAGTACCATTGAAGGGAACCCGGAGATTTCAGGCAAGCAGATTCCAGTGGAATGGAACAGGGTATGTGCGAAGCCGGAAGAGGTACTTGAAGTCATGCGTGCCCAGTACGGGTTGCATCAACATAACATGCAGTGGAAACGCCAGATTATTGATAGCCGGCAGCTGGTTGCAGAGCAATTGTCCGGTGTATCTCAGGTCATGGAGGACCTGGCCAAAGAAATTCAGCGGGAAAGTGAGGAGATGGTACAACAGGAGGAACAGATTCGGGATGCACTGGAGTCACTGGGCCTGTCCATTCACTCTATTGAGATAATCAATCTGGAAGCGGGCAATGTGGAAATTGAGATCGTACATGCATATACACGGGGATTCGATGAGTGCCGGAAAATGATCGCTCCGCTGATCTCGGATGTACTGGACGAACATATCGCCGTCTTGCATGAGACGATGACCGACCCTCGCCAGGGACTGGCGACAGTTACGTTTGGTTCAGCCAAAACGTTCGAGGTAACCACCGGTGTTGCTGCTGCTGCCAAAGGGGGAGATGTGATGTCAGGCGACAGCTTTAGCACGGTTGAGTTAGGAAACGGTACATTCGCGGTCGCGCTCAGTGATGGAATGGGTAATGGAGAACGGGCACGCATGGAGAGCAGCGCGGCGTTGAACATACTGGAGCAGTTGTTACAGTCCGGCATGGACGAGAAACTGGCGATCAAATCCGTGAACTCCGTTCTGATGCTGCGCTCCCCTGAAGAGATGTATGCCACAGTCGATATGGCGCTGATTGATGAATATACGGCAGAGACAACGTTTATGAAAATCGGATCGACGCCAAGCTTTATCAAACGTGGACAGGAGGTTATTCAAGTTTCAGCCAGCAATTTGCCAATCGGTATTATTAAAGATATTGAAGTGGATTTGGTGACGGTACAGCTACAACCAGGTGATATCCTCATTATGATGACGGATGGCATCTATGATGCACCGGGGTATGCTGTGAACAAAGAGTTATGGATGAAACGGCTCATTCAAGAGATTGATACCGATGATCCACAAGATTTGGCCGATTGCCTGCTTGAAAGTGTCATAAGATATCAGCAGCATGAAATTTTGGATGATATGACCGTCGTTGTTGGAAAAGTAGAGCATTTCCGTCCTGAATGGGCCACACTGCGTGTGCCTGGCATCAACCGGATGGAACGACCACGGACCGTCAGCTAATTGCATATTCTTCTGTTTGAAGTCTCTTCATTCTGGCAATGCTAGTCATAGAGTTGGAGAGTAACGAATAACGGAGGGATATCGGATGAAGCAAATCTTATTGATCACCGACGGTTGTTCCAATGTTGGACCAAGTCCGGTGCTGGCAGCGGGCGAAGCACAGGAAGAGGGGATTACGGTTAATGTGGTTGGCGTGATTGATTATGGAACCATTGGTGAGCTGGGTAGCCGGGAAATTGAGGATATTGCCAGAGCCGGAGGTGGAATCAGCCAAATTGTAGGTACACGGCAGCTTGCTCATACCATGCAGATGATGACAAGGAAAACGGTGGTTCAGACGATTCAGCAGGCGGTTAATAGAGAGTTAACACAAATTTTGGGAGAGAAGGAGCCCAAAACCGTAACCGATCTGGAACCTGCACAACGCGCCCGGGTCGTGGAAGTGATGGATGACATGGCTGAAACTACAGCCTTACAGGTGATATTGCTAATAGACGTCAGTGCCAGCATGAAGCCCAAACTGGCTGCGGTAGAAGAAGGCATTCGCGATTTAATGTTGAGTTTGCAGGCGCGTGTAGGTCAGAGCAAGCTTTCCGTATTTCATTTCCCGGGACGACACAGTGGAGAAGATGCGGTAATGGATATTGACTGGACAACGGATCCAGGCCGTGTTCGGTCCCTGTTTGGAAGGTTGCAGATGAAGGGTGCAACACCGACAGGTCCTGCAATTCAGAAGGTGATTGATTTTTACCGTTATGGTACACTGGAGAAACAGCAGGAAATAGAAGGGAACTATCGCATTGAAAGAGAAGGGATGCTCGGTGACAACGTTGTCTGACGCCTCTTTCCCGCCAGGAACAGTGGTTACAGGGAAATGGAATCGCAGTCGTTACACGATTCGGAAGCTACTGGGCAAAGGAGCCAATGGCATCGTTTTTCTTGTCCAACGGGGTGAAAATGGCAAACACTACGCGCTAAAAATGGGGTTTGATCCGGTAGATCTGCAATCGGAAGTCAATGTGCTCAAATCTTTTCAACTACAGCGTAATCATGAAGCCCTTCGGCAGAGCGGCATTCCTTCCTATCTTAAAGATGTGGATGATTATGCCGTTCGTGGCCGGGATATTCCCTTTTATGTGATGCGTTACGTTAGAGGTGAGGCTCTTCATCACTTCATTCGGCGTCAGGGGACAGACTGGACACTTCTGGTTGGACTTAGGCTCTTGCAGAAGCTGGCACAATTGCATCAGGCGGGATGGGTGTTTGGTGATCTTAAACCTCAGAATGTGCTGGTATCCGATTATGGGCAGGTGGAATTGATCGACTACGGCGGAGTTACGTCTATTGGTCGAAGCGTTAAGCAGTTCACCGAATGGTATGATCGGGGCTTCTGGAATGCAGGCAGCCGTACAGCAGATGGTACCTATGATGTGTTTGCATTTGCATTATTGTTGATTCATGTACTTGAAGCAGACGCGCTCAAGGCACTGGCAGCAGAAGGATTACCGCAACTGCGAAGTGTGAATCAGCTCGTAGCGCTGGTGGAGCGCAGTGAACGACTGGGTCCTTTTCGCAATTGGACGATTCAGGCACTACGAGGTCAGTTTCGTGATGCAGGTCATGCGGCACAAGCGTGGAAGGAAATGATGGCTCGTCCCACGCCACTTCGCCGTCGTTCCAAAAGTACAACACCGCGCTGGCTTAAGAACGCATTCGCTGTATCTGTGATTTTACTTATTGGAGTGCTCATCTATGCACTACGTTTCTGATCTGTGAGAGTGCATATACATAACGCAAGGAATGAGGAACAGGTATGGAGGCTTTACGCTGGAACATGCTGGTGAAGAACGTGCTGGATGCAGCGGAAGAGCATCAGTTATGGGTTCCCGGGGATCGGATTATCGTCGCAGTGTCGGGCGGGCCGGACTCGGTGGCTTTTTTGCATATCATGCACGAGATCAGCAAGCGGCATGTCCCGCTTGAATTGATCTGTGCGCATGTGCATCATGGTTTCCGTCCCGAATCTGATGATGAAGCGGAGAAAATGATGGAACTGGCACAGCAGCTTGGCATTGCATTTGAATGGACCAAGGCCGATGTTCCTTCATATATGGAGCTGACGGGTCAAGGACCACAGGAAGCGGCCCGCAACAAGCGGTATGCTTTTCTACATGAAGTAGCTACCAAATATAATGCCGCAAGCATCGCTTTGGCACATCATGCGGATGATCAGGCGGAGACAGTCATGCTTCATTTGCTTCGTGGAACCGGCTTGTCGGGACTCTCAGGAATGAAGTTTAAAAGGCGAGAAAAAAATGTGGAACTTATTCGTCCATGCCTTCGTATAAACAAGACAGACCTTGTAGAAGCTTGTAATACCCAGGGTTTTATGTATTTCAATGATGAAAGCAACGCCTTGCGTAAATATCGGCGTAATGCCATTCGCTTGGATGTGCTTCCTTTTTTGGGGCAGTATAATGGACAACTCACGCCGTCATTGAATCGGCTTGCCGAAATTGTGGGTGATGAAGACGATTTCATGGAGCAGAGTGCATATGACACATACAGGTGTCTAGTGCAGGTGAACGGCGGAAGGCAAACCTTTGAGGTGCCTTCCTTCTTGAAGTTACATGTCGCTTTACAACGAAGGTTGATTAAACTAATATTGAATTATCTGCCTTTGGACAGTGATTTTGTCGACTTTACCCGTATAGAAACCATTCGACGCAAGGTCATGGAGACCCATGTGACGACCTGGAGCCTGGATATAGGACAGACACTCGCCTGCACTCGGGAGTATAATCTGATTTCTTTTGGCATACGGACGGACGTACAGGATCAATCTTACGAGTATCGTCTTGCGCAATGGAGTGGAACTTATGAGCTTTCACTCACCCCAATTAATCGATATATTCGGTTGATGACGGTGAGTCCCGAGGACTATCATGTACCGGAATCGGCGGATCAAGCCGCGTTTGATGCGGATCAACTGCTTATGCCGCTGGTTGTGCGTTCACGGTTACCTGGAGATACCATGAAAGTAATGGGATTAAACGGAAGCAAAAAGGTGAAAAATATTTTCATCGATGAGAAAATCCCCCCATCTGTCCGTCCACGTATTCCTGTGGTATGTGATGGAGCAGGTCATATCATCTGGTTACCGGGTGTTCGACGGTCCAGTGTGGCTCCTGTCAGGGAGGGCACTTCCGCAATCCTGTACATGACTGTAGGCGATTCAGCGATTCAGGGGTAGTGGTTATGGTTCAGGTAAGGCTTTCATAGTATAACTTAGGAGGTTCGCACAGTTGCAGAACGACATTCAGGAAGTATTGATCAGTGAAGAAGAAATTCAGAGTAAAGTCAAGGAATTAGGCGCAACACTAAGTGCCGAATATGCAGACCGCAATCCTTTGGTCATTTGTGTGCTCAAGGGTGCGTTTATATTTATGGCTGATTTGGTTAAAAACATAACGGTACCTGTTGAAATGGATTTTATGGCGGTATCCAGTTACGGCGCTTCCACCAAGTCATCAGGTGTTGTCAAAATCATTAAGGATCTGGATGTAGCCGTTGAAGGACGGGAAGTTCTGATTGTCGAAGATATTATCGACAGCGGACTTACACTCAGCTATCTGATTGAACTGTTAGAAAACCGTGGTGCCGAGTCGGTGCGTGTGGTTACGCTGTTCGACAAGCCTTCAGGCCGTAAAGTTGAGTTGGAAGCTCATTACACAGGCTTTGACATTCCTGACGCGTTCATCGTTGGTTACGGTTTGGATTTTGCGGAGAAGTACCGGAACCTGCCCTATATCGGGATTTTGAAGCCGGAAGTCTATAGTAGCTAATATCCTGCCCGACCCAAGCCTTGAGCTGTTCATGGCTTCTGTTGAGAAGCCATGTCGGGCTATGTTAAAATAATTAAAGTGTCTCGAGAGGAGGTAGGGGATGAATCGGTTCATCCGGAATTCTGGTTTTTATTTGATTCTTTTTTTAGTTGTGGTGGGGATAGTCCAGTTCGTCAGCAATGGCGGCGAAGCCACCGATAATCCTAGATATGATC
The window above is part of the Paenibacillus sp. 1781tsa1 genome. Proteins encoded here:
- the spoIIE gene encoding stage II sporulation protein E, coding for MMEKWNVIQFPGMKAGKGGTEAREELSVRLKHWLGSRKAVQMVASRKWVLLLTFMGFLLGKAMILNELSPFAIAYFAVIAFMRRDYIIPVGAALLAGSLFAPFPVPLIVASEIAIFYLLFRGLESYDRAELSYAPTMVFTTTFMVKLFAVVIGPSFSWYAMLMLTMDSILSFVLTLVFIQAIPIFTYRKKKFSLKNEEILCLIILLASVMTGAVGWTIQSLSVEHMLSRYLILIFALVGGAPLGASVGVITGLILSLADMSAVYQMSLLAFAGMLAGMLREGKRAAVALGMLLGSSILSIYLGGPGDVMNSLWETCAAIVLFMLTPKSLMTAISKYVPGTQDHTKSQHEYAKRIRDITAERVTRFSQVFRQLSRSFDQMSGAGEPVQKEGGMDHFMNAVAEGTCASCFKRTQCWDAKFIQTYKYMTDVMSTIEGNPEISGKQIPVEWNRVCAKPEEVLEVMRAQYGLHQHNMQWKRQIIDSRQLVAEQLSGVSQVMEDLAKEIQRESEEMVQQEEQIRDALESLGLSIHSIEIINLEAGNVEIEIVHAYTRGFDECRKMIAPLISDVLDEHIAVLHETMTDPRQGLATVTFGSAKTFEVTTGVAAAAKGGDVMSGDSFSTVELGNGTFAVALSDGMGNGERARMESSAALNILEQLLQSGMDEKLAIKSVNSVLMLRSPEEMYATVDMALIDEYTAETTFMKIGSTPSFIKRGQEVIQVSASNLPIGIIKDIEVDLVTVQLQPGDILIMMTDGIYDAPGYAVNKELWMKRLIQEIDTDDPQDLADCLLESVIRYQQHEILDDMTVVVGKVEHFRPEWATLRVPGINRMERPRTVS
- a CDS encoding VWA domain-containing protein, which gives rise to MKQILLITDGCSNVGPSPVLAAGEAQEEGITVNVVGVIDYGTIGELGSREIEDIARAGGGISQIVGTRQLAHTMQMMTRKTVVQTIQQAVNRELTQILGEKEPKTVTDLEPAQRARVVEVMDDMAETTALQVILLIDVSASMKPKLAAVEEGIRDLMLSLQARVGQSKLSVFHFPGRHSGEDAVMDIDWTTDPGRVRSLFGRLQMKGATPTGPAIQKVIDFYRYGTLEKQQEIEGNYRIEREGMLGDNVV
- a CDS encoding serine/threonine protein kinase, with the protein product MTTLSDASFPPGTVVTGKWNRSRYTIRKLLGKGANGIVFLVQRGENGKHYALKMGFDPVDLQSEVNVLKSFQLQRNHEALRQSGIPSYLKDVDDYAVRGRDIPFYVMRYVRGEALHHFIRRQGTDWTLLVGLRLLQKLAQLHQAGWVFGDLKPQNVLVSDYGQVELIDYGGVTSIGRSVKQFTEWYDRGFWNAGSRTADGTYDVFAFALLLIHVLEADALKALAAEGLPQLRSVNQLVALVERSERLGPFRNWTIQALRGQFRDAGHAAQAWKEMMARPTPLRRRSKSTTPRWLKNAFAVSVILLIGVLIYALRF
- the tilS gene encoding tRNA lysidine(34) synthetase TilS; the protein is MEALRWNMLVKNVLDAAEEHQLWVPGDRIIVAVSGGPDSVAFLHIMHEISKRHVPLELICAHVHHGFRPESDDEAEKMMELAQQLGIAFEWTKADVPSYMELTGQGPQEAARNKRYAFLHEVATKYNAASIALAHHADDQAETVMLHLLRGTGLSGLSGMKFKRREKNVELIRPCLRINKTDLVEACNTQGFMYFNDESNALRKYRRNAIRLDVLPFLGQYNGQLTPSLNRLAEIVGDEDDFMEQSAYDTYRCLVQVNGGRQTFEVPSFLKLHVALQRRLIKLILNYLPLDSDFVDFTRIETIRRKVMETHVTTWSLDIGQTLACTREYNLISFGIRTDVQDQSYEYRLAQWSGTYELSLTPINRYIRLMTVSPEDYHVPESADQAAFDADQLLMPLVVRSRLPGDTMKVMGLNGSKKVKNIFIDEKIPPSVRPRIPVVCDGAGHIIWLPGVRRSSVAPVREGTSAILYMTVGDSAIQG
- the hpt gene encoding hypoxanthine phosphoribosyltransferase; the encoded protein is MQNDIQEVLISEEEIQSKVKELGATLSAEYADRNPLVICVLKGAFIFMADLVKNITVPVEMDFMAVSSYGASTKSSGVVKIIKDLDVAVEGREVLIVEDIIDSGLTLSYLIELLENRGAESVRVVTLFDKPSGRKVELEAHYTGFDIPDAFIVGYGLDFAEKYRNLPYIGILKPEVYSS